One Chaetodon trifascialis isolate fChaTrf1 chromosome 12, fChaTrf1.hap1, whole genome shotgun sequence DNA window includes the following coding sequences:
- the LOC139340541 gene encoding uncharacterized protein: MGNCTAGIKKKRKGDSAPDDNNTDDKPKEDVMYASIDHSAAKKLRRTRATTDDDCDYATVHIPAALQPESETSSKDECEDDYVLMG, encoded by the exons ATGGGCAACTGCACTGCAGG gataaagaagaaaaggaaag GGGATTCTGCACCAGATGATAACAACACAGATGATAAG CCGAAGGAGGATGTAATGTATGCCTCTATTGACCACAGCGCTGCCAAGAAATTAAGAAGAACCCGAGCGACCACTGATGATGATTGTGACTATGCAACAGTTCATATCCCAGCAGCACTTCAACCCGAGTCTGAGACCTCATCTAAAGACGAATGTGAAGACGATTATGTACTCATGGGGTAA